The Ziziphus jujuba cultivar Dongzao chromosome 1, ASM3175591v1 genome segment GTTGAGATCAACTTTGCAACGATATTGATGatgaatttttggttggatCATGTTCAAATTGTTCctcatttatttatcatttatttcttgGACGTGCTGTTTCATATGCTACATGTCATTTGCCTGAGCCATTGCATATGGTGGAGAAAATATATGATCCTTGATGTGTCCGCATATCCAACCTGTCTGCTTCATACTGTTTGAAGCTAGAAAAGCTTTTTGTTTCTCCATTGTGATGAGAATGCATGAAGTGTATATGTTTCTTTACGCCATAGTATAGGGAAGGTTTCCTTCTTCCGTAACTTAAAGCAATACTTCTCCCTTTGTTCCTTATCAATATACTTTCATGCAATCATGCTTACATGCATAAATGTGTGCCTGGATCCAGACTTATAGCTGTTGTAACAATTTAAGAATTGATTACATGGATTTATGCATTTTCTTAAGGTAGTGGGTGCCAGCTGCCATTGGCATTTTGGTGTTTATCATTTTTGAAGCATGTGAATTTTTCACCTCTCGCTTTTTATTTACTGACTGGGCTGGAGCTGGTAGTGTGGTGACATCTTGAAAACCACTTTTGTTGCTCCATCTGATGGTGAATAATGTCATATGTGTATTTCTTACTCTTCTTTACTGTTCATTCTGAAACTAGGACGTTTTACATTTAATAGTTTTGTTTTGTCACATAACCTTTTAGATAATTGTTGTCAACCAGCAATATGcttttgattgaatatttcttTGTGTTTATGATTTGCAATGACGTGCCTATACTGCATCTATAGATCTTGATGCATCTTTGTAATGttgtatatgtttatatgttcCTCTCCATATTTACTAACATACCTGACATACCTTTTTCTGTTGCAACTTAAAAAGCATCCAATCAGGTATCTCACATCAATTGCGGGAACTGTCGAACAACTCTCATGTATCCATATGGAGCTCCATCAGTCAAATGTGCAGTGTGTCACTATGTTACTAATACTGGTGTAAGTATATATTTGAAGTTATTCAATCTTTGTTAAATCAATGTATGTTAATTCTTAGAGTATTTGCCAAAAGTTGTTGCTTTGATTTCAATTGCCCTATTTTATATTGAACACCTTTTCTGTTCATTATGGAGTTCACATTTTTCAAGAGTCTGAAGTTAGAAAACTAAGTAGGTTCACATGTCTGAAGAGGTGGTTTAGATACATGCATGAATGGACATAAATCtcagttttttctctttttttttttttttttttttttttttttttttttgggttttctaatgAGGGAATGCTATGACTTTGCATGCTAATAATTGATGAAGTGGGTAAAAATTTATGTCATTCTTTAGTGCCTCGTTTTCTGTACAAATGAGGTTGCCATAATCATGTGATTCAGCGTGCACCTGAGCTTCCGGATGAGATTTGTCTTTAATTGGTTATAAACTCACAACACCAAACCCATAAACCTTTATGTCTGGAATCTTCATTGTTATGCTTGCTAACCCATACTCTTGCTGAAACACCATAACCATCTTGTATAGACTTATTCACTTATCCTAGGTAAATAAGGATCAATTAAATTAAGGATCTTAGTGAAAACAACTGCAATCATTGTAGGGACTTGGgcgtaataaaaataaagcatcAAAGCTTGATTGGATCATCTATAAGTGGACTATAAGATCATTTAGCTGTCAATTCCCCCCCTGTGGTCTTGTAAACACAGTAGTGCTTCTTTAACTTTTGTCATAGATACTTCTTACTGTCTATGgcaagctctctctctctctctctctctctctcatatttttgtaaattttacaGATTGCCAATTCTGGGGTTTCAATTCCAACGCACAGACCCACTGGGACAGCTAATTCTGGAATAATGCCTTCTAGTTCAGGGGTAAGTTTCATAAAGTTTTCTTCTATATTCCTAAATGGTTTTGGTGATATAGAtccattaataacttttttcttgtattttctccATCCCATGCCTCATTCTCAGAGCCAAACTATTGTGGTTGAGAACCCTATGACTGTTGATGAAAGTGGAAAATTGGTTAGTTAGTTTGCTTATCTCCTCCTAatatgtttttgttaattttttattttatttttatttatttattttttcgatTTTCCCTTCTCAAAACAGTCCTAATTTCATGTGAGCAAACTGGAAATTtctaataagattttaaattttgcaGGTGAGCAATGTTGTTGTTGGTGTCACAACAGAAAAGAGATAACTCCAATCACAAATTGAgatttattgttgttattagtGATGTTTGGCAAGGAGCAATTATTACACTTGATATATACATAGGGAAATTGGCTGTGTATATTTTGTGAGAAATTGTCTTGTTTAGCATTCGTTATAGAAACGATTTCCAATTTGAGGTTTTAAAGGAACTTTTGTTGGGATGTTGTATTATCACACTGGAGTACATGTAACTGCAATGAATAATACTAGGGTTACCAAATTTATTCATCGAATTtcagaaattatttttcatgtttCTACTAAAAGAATCAGCACTTACTGCTCATCATATTTTGcggcatatacatatattaa includes the following:
- the LOC107418998 gene encoding protein LSD1-like, producing the protein MQSQLVCSGCRSVLLYPRGASNVCCALCNSVTSVPTPGTEMAQLICGGCRTLLMYTRRATSVRCSCCQSVNHVPASNQVSHINCGNCRTTLMYPYGAPSVKCAVCHYVTNTGIANSGVSIPTHRPTGTANSGIMPSSSGSQTIVVENPMTVDESGKLVSNVVVGVTTEKR